Proteins from one Aquila chrysaetos chrysaetos chromosome 5, bAquChr1.4, whole genome shotgun sequence genomic window:
- the LOC115341347 gene encoding histone H3.3A, with the protein MARTKQTARKSTGGKAPRKQLATKAARKSAPSTGGVKKPHRYRPGTVALREIRRYQKSTELLIRKLPFQRLVREIAQDFKTDLRFQSAAIGALQEASEAYLVGLFEDTNLCAIHAKRVTIMPKDIQLARRIRGERA; encoded by the exons atggcCCGTACAAAGCAGACCGCCCGCAAGTCCACTGGGGGGAAGGCTCCGCGCAAGCAGCTGGCCACCAAGGCGGCCCGGAAAAGCGCTCCCTCTACCGGCGGCGTCAAGAAGCCTCACCGCTACAG GCCGGGCACCGTCGCCCTCCGTGAGATCCGCCGTTACCAGAAGTCCACGGAGCTGCTGATCCGCAAGCTGCCCTTTCAGCGGCTGGTCAGGGAAATCGCCCAAGATTTCAAAACAGACTTGAGGTTCCAGAGTGCAGCCATCGGTGCGCTGCAG GAGGCCAGCGAAGCATATCTGGTGGGTCTGTTTGAAGATACAAACCTGTGCGCCATCCATGCCAAGAGAGTCACCATCATGCCCAAAGATATCCAGTTGGCTCGCAGGATACGGGGGGAGAGGGCTTAA